A genomic stretch from Chryseobacterium sp. SNU WT5 includes:
- a CDS encoding SDR family NAD(P)-dependent oxidoreductase: MKNILIVGAGKGIGLATCKLLKDENLFAISRNSTPELASLGTQFFELDVSKDDLNEISLPEELHGLVFCPGSINLRPFNRLTEEDFLADFNQNFMGAVRIIQKCLPALKKSKAASIVLFSTVAAKVGMPFHTSIAASKGAIEGFAKSLAAELASANIRVNVIAPSLSDTSLAAQMLSTEEKRVASAKRHPLQRIGSAEDSAQLVEFLLSEKSSWMTGQIIGLDGGLGNIKL; the protein is encoded by the coding sequence ATGAAAAATATACTTATCGTAGGTGCAGGAAAAGGAATTGGACTCGCGACTTGCAAACTTTTAAAAGATGAAAATCTGTTTGCGATTTCCCGAAATTCAACTCCTGAATTAGCAAGTTTAGGAACACAATTTTTTGAATTAGATGTTTCCAAAGATGATCTGAATGAGATATCTTTGCCTGAGGAATTACATGGCCTTGTTTTTTGTCCGGGTTCCATAAATCTACGACCGTTTAATCGACTGACCGAAGAAGATTTTTTAGCGGATTTCAATCAGAATTTTATGGGAGCAGTTCGGATAATTCAGAAATGTTTACCAGCGTTGAAAAAATCGAAAGCTGCAAGTATCGTATTATTCTCCACTGTTGCAGCGAAAGTTGGAATGCCATTTCACACGTCAATTGCAGCGAGTAAAGGGGCGATCGAAGGTTTTGCCAAAAGTTTAGCAGCAGAACTGGCGTCGGCAAATATTCGGGTTAATGTAATTGCGCCGTCACTTTCAGATACTTCTTTAGCCGCACAAATGCTTTCTACAGAGGAGAAGAGAGTCGCTTCGGCAAAAAGACATCCGTTGCAAAGAATTGGGTCAGCAGAAGACAGTGCTCAGTTGGTTGAGTTTCTTCTCTCGGAAAAAAGTTCCTGGATGACTGGACAAATTATCGGTCTAGACGGTGGATTAGGTAATATTAAACTATAA
- a CDS encoding DUF2256 domain-containing protein, which yields MKHGKKKHLPHKICPVCERPFSWRKKWAKDWGNVKYCSEKCKRNKG from the coding sequence TTGAAACACGGTAAAAAGAAACATTTACCCCACAAGATTTGTCCAGTTTGCGAGAGACCTTTTTCATGGCGGAAAAAATGGGCGAAAGATTGGGGAAATGTGAAATACTGCAGTGAGAAATGTAAGAGAAATAAAGGATAA
- a CDS encoding flavin reductase family protein, whose translation MQKEEKILTMTVEDISRTEKLYRTKLINSLAGIRQVVLISTKSKSGQENVAIFNSIIHLGAHPPLFGFISRPDSVERDTLINIKETESYTLNFIDKKWLKEAHQTSARYSKEISEFDATGLTPEYLGNCLTPFLKEAEIKIEMKLQEIINIEINATIMVIGSVETVHIPKNRLAEDGLVKPNDLLLSGGLDAYYTSEFIEQLPYAKS comes from the coding sequence ATGCAGAAAGAAGAAAAGATTTTGACAATGACTGTGGAAGATATTTCGAGGACTGAAAAATTGTATCGAACGAAGTTGATCAATTCTTTGGCAGGAATTCGGCAGGTTGTTTTGATTTCAACCAAATCTAAAAGTGGTCAGGAAAACGTTGCGATTTTTAATTCCATAATACATTTAGGTGCGCATCCACCTTTGTTTGGATTTATTTCGAGACCTGATTCTGTGGAGCGGGATACTTTAATAAACATCAAAGAAACTGAAAGCTACACTTTAAATTTCATCGATAAAAAATGGTTGAAGGAAGCACATCAGACTTCGGCGAGATATTCAAAGGAAATTTCAGAGTTTGACGCCACAGGTTTGACACCTGAATATTTAGGAAATTGTTTGACGCCTTTTTTGAAAGAAGCAGAAATTAAAATTGAAATGAAATTACAAGAGATCATCAATATTGAAATCAATGCAACCATTATGGTCATTGGAAGTGTTGAAACGGTTCATATTCCCAAAAATCGTCTCGCGGAAGATGGCTTGGTGAAACCGAATGACCTATTGTTGAGCGGAGGTTTAGATGCGTATTATACCAGTGAGTTTATTGAGCAATTGCCTTATGCAAAATCTTAA
- a CDS encoding TIGR03643 family protein: MAWEDRTPFEAITYQFALAEKDVIALMRKELKRSSFNLWRARVNSGVSQKHLFKRNSEIDRFKCTRQRTISGNKISKR; encoded by the coding sequence ATGGCTTGGGAAGACCGAACGCCTTTTGAAGCCATCACTTATCAATTCGCGTTGGCAGAAAAAGACGTGATTGCGCTGATGAGAAAAGAATTAAAGAGAAGTTCTTTCAACTTGTGGCGAGCGAGAGTAAATTCTGGGGTGAGTCAAAAACATTTGTTTAAAAGAAATAGTGAAATAGATCGATTCAAGTGCACCCGACAAAGAACGATTTCTGGAAATAAAATTAGCAAAAGATAG